In a genomic window of Phacochoerus africanus isolate WHEZ1 chromosome 6, ROS_Pafr_v1, whole genome shotgun sequence:
- the C6H8orf33 gene encoding UPF0488 protein C8orf33 homolog isoform X2, whose protein sequence is MTNLCPLRPPSPGPQSSRLHSSRRNQATRMCFRGSEFGVGPEVLGRQRQMAAPGHPARETSAAPGPGHPTCGDAASRAKKQKKRKKARDGTSVASGGGKALEKPVPEEAPLSAEAQAEQLARELAWCVEQLELGLKMQRPSPKQKEQALGAIRILRSQKTPLPRKRQLMHSLFGDYRALMEAQRREALRALRTAAHSAQVQPVGEATRKKSSRVCRLRQAGRAKDTSDTPDEFRFNFF, encoded by the exons ATGACCAATCTCTGCCCTCTAAGACCTCCCAGCCCAGGTCCGCAAAGCTCCCGGCTCCACTCCTCGCGGCGGAACCAGGCGACGCGGATGTGTTTCCGGGGGAGCGAATTCGGCGTCGGACCGGAAGTTCTCGGGCGGCAGCGGCAGATGGCG GCTCCAGGACACCCTGCTCGGGAGACATCGGCTGCGCCAGGTCCAG GGCACCCTACGTGCGGTGACGCCGCCTCCAGGgccaagaaacaaaagaagaggaagaaagcccGAGATGGGACCTCTGTGGCGAGTGGAGGCGGGAAGGCCTTGGAAAAGCCGGTCCCAGAGGAAGCCCCCCTAAGCGCGGAGGCCCAG GCGGAGCAGCTGGCCCGCGAACTGGCCTGGTGCGTGGAGCAACTGGAGCTGGGGCTGAAGATGCAGAGACCCAGCCCTAAGCAGA AAGAGCAAGCTCTTGGGGCAATCCGAATCCTGCGCAGCCAGAAAACCCCTTTGCCTCGGAAGAGGCAGCTGATGCACTCCTTGTTTGGGGACTATCGGGCTCTGATGGAAGCCCAGCGGCGCGAGGCCCTGCGGGCTCTAAGGACTG CAGCCCACTCAGCCCAGGTGCAGCCTGTAGGCGAGGCCACCAGAAAGAAGAGCAGCAGGGTGTGCAGGCTTCGTCAAGCCGGGCGAGCTAAGGACACCAGTGACACTCCTGACGAGTTTAGGTTCAATTTCTTTTAG
- the C6H8orf33 gene encoding UPF0488 protein C8orf33 homolog isoform X1 translates to MTNLCPLRPPSPGPQSSRLHSSRRNQATRMCFRGSEFGVGPEVLGRQRQMAAPGHPARETSAAPGPGTACAPLSPGAPGPSTERSHTVCLCLGHPTCGDAASRAKKQKKRKKARDGTSVASGGGKALEKPVPEEAPLSAEAQAEQLARELAWCVEQLELGLKMQRPSPKQKEQALGAIRILRSQKTPLPRKRQLMHSLFGDYRALMEAQRREALRALRTAAHSAQVQPVGEATRKKSSRVCRLRQAGRAKDTSDTPDEFRFNFF, encoded by the exons ATGACCAATCTCTGCCCTCTAAGACCTCCCAGCCCAGGTCCGCAAAGCTCCCGGCTCCACTCCTCGCGGCGGAACCAGGCGACGCGGATGTGTTTCCGGGGGAGCGAATTCGGCGTCGGACCGGAAGTTCTCGGGCGGCAGCGGCAGATGGCG GCTCCAGGACACCCTGCTCGGGAGACATCGGCTGCGCCAGGTCCAGGTACGGCTTGCGCACCCCTCAGCCCTGGAGCCCCGGGTCCTTCCACTGAAAGGTCCCACACAGTGTGTCTCTGCTTAGGGCACCCTACGTGCGGTGACGCCGCCTCCAGGgccaagaaacaaaagaagaggaagaaagcccGAGATGGGACCTCTGTGGCGAGTGGAGGCGGGAAGGCCTTGGAAAAGCCGGTCCCAGAGGAAGCCCCCCTAAGCGCGGAGGCCCAG GCGGAGCAGCTGGCCCGCGAACTGGCCTGGTGCGTGGAGCAACTGGAGCTGGGGCTGAAGATGCAGAGACCCAGCCCTAAGCAGA AAGAGCAAGCTCTTGGGGCAATCCGAATCCTGCGCAGCCAGAAAACCCCTTTGCCTCGGAAGAGGCAGCTGATGCACTCCTTGTTTGGGGACTATCGGGCTCTGATGGAAGCCCAGCGGCGCGAGGCCCTGCGGGCTCTAAGGACTG CAGCCCACTCAGCCCAGGTGCAGCCTGTAGGCGAGGCCACCAGAAAGAAGAGCAGCAGGGTGTGCAGGCTTCGTCAAGCCGGGCGAGCTAAGGACACCAGTGACACTCCTGACGAGTTTAGGTTCAATTTCTTTTAG
- the ZNF250 gene encoding zinc finger protein 250, with product MAATRLLPPAAAPQAKVTFEDVAVFLSQEEWDHLGPAQRGLYRHVMMETYGNVVSVGIPGSKPEVISQLERGEEPWVLDRKGAEERRGLGSGCSDGLKCDHMTTSVRQDSSSCPWGSEDKGQNPNTDLNLRPLTSEDTSAMLGSTPAEWTARGTRQPERSLRLSPSCVDPPDGRASSQSGPLTRLPAVPGGERPYKCIECGKCFGRSSHLLQHQRTHTGEKPYVCGVCGKAFSQSSVLSKHRRIHTGEKPYECNECGKAFRVSSDLAQHHKIHTGEKPHECLECRKAFTQLSHLIQHQRIHTGERPYVCPLCGKAFNHSTVLRSHQRVHTGEKPHECEECGRAFSVKRTLLQHQRVHTGEKPYTCSECGRAFSDRSVLIQHHNVHTGEKPYECGECGKAFSHRSTLMNHERIHTEEKPYGCYACGKAFVQHSHLTQHQRVHTGEKPYVCGECGHAFSARRSLVQHQRIHTGERPFRCAQCSKTFSLKATLIVHLRTHTGERPYECSRCGKAFSQYSVLVQHQRIHTGERPYECGECGRAFNQHGHLIQHQKVHRKL from the exons ATGGCAGCCACCAGGCTCCTGCCACCAGCTGCGGCACCCCAG GCCAAGGTGACCTTCGAGGACGTGGCCGTGTTCCTCTCCCAGGAGGAGTGGGACCACCTGGGCCCCGCGCAGCGCGGCCTCTACCGACACGTGATGATGGAGACCTACGGCAACGTGGTCTCCGTGG GAATTCCAGGGTCCAAGCCCGAGGTGATCTCCCAGCTGGAGCGAGGAGAGGAGCCCTGGGTCCTGGACAGGAAGGGCGCTGAGGAGCGCAGAGGCCTGGGCAGCGGCTGCTCAG ACGGCCTCAAGTGTGACCACATGACAACTAGTGTGCGACAAGACAGCTCCTCCTGTCCTTGGG GGTCTGAGGACAAGGGGCAGAACCCAAACACAGACTTGAATCTGAGGCCGCTCACTTCCGAGGACACATCGGCGATGCTGGGTTCGACGCCTGCAGAGTGGACGGCTCGGGGCACTCGCCAGCCTGAGCGGAGCCTCcgtctgagccccagctgtgtgGACCCCCCCGACGGCCGGGCCTCGAGCCAGAGCGGGCCTCTCACTCGGCTGCCGGCCGTCCCTGGTGGGGAGAGGCCCTACAAGTGCATCGAGTGTGGCAAGTGCTTTGGCCGGAGctcccacctcctccagcacCAGAGGACCCACACCGGGGAGAAGCCCTACGTGTGCGGCGTGTGCGGCAAGGCCTTCAGCCAGAGCTCCGTGCTCAGCAAGCACCGGCGGATCCACACAGGCGAGAAGCCCTACGAGTGTAATGAGTGTGGCAAGGCCTTTCGAGTGAGTTCAGATCTCGCGCAGCATCACAAGATCCACACGGGGGAGAAGCCGCACGAGTGTCTCGAGTGCCGGAAAGCCTTCACGCAGCTCTCGCATCTCATTCAGCACCAGCGCATCCACACCGGGGAGAGGCCGTACGTGTGCCCGCTGTGCGGGAAGGCCTTCAACCACAGCACGGTCCTGCGCAGCCACCAGCGGGTGCACACCGGCGAGAAGCCGCACGAGTGCGAGGAGTGCGGCCGGGCCTTCAGCGTGAAGAGGACGCTGCTCCAGCACCAGCGGGTGCACACCGGCGAGAAGCCCTACACCTGCAGCGAGTGCGGCCGCGCCTTCAGCGACCGCTCTGTCCTCATCCAGCACCACAACGTGCACACCGGGGAGAAGCCCTACGAGTGCGGCGAGTGCGGCAAGGCCTTCAGCCACCGCTCCACCCTCATGAACCACGAGCGCATCCACACCGAGGAGAAGCCCTACGGCTGCTACGCGTGCGGGAAGGCCTTCGTGCAGCACTCCCACCTGACCCAGCACCAGCGGGTCCACACCGGGGAGAAGCCCTACGTGTGTGGCGAGTGCGGCCACGCCTTCAGCGCCCGCCGGTCCCTGGTCCAGCACCAGCGGATCCACACGGGCGAGAGGCCCTTCCGCTGCGCACAGTGCAGCAAGACCTTCAGCCTGAAGGCCACGCTGATCGTGCACCTGAGGACCCACACGGGCGAGAGGCCCTACGAGTGCAGCCGCTGCGGGAAGGCCTTCAGCCAGTACTCCGTGCTCGTGCAGCACCAGCGCATCCACACGGGCGAGAGGCCCTACGAGTGTGGGGAGTGTGGCCGCGCCTTCAACCAGCACGGGCACCTGATCCAGCACCAGAAGGTGCACAGGAAGCTGTGA